The Humulus lupulus chromosome 7, drHumLupu1.1, whole genome shotgun sequence region ttattattattattatcatgaaggttaaaaattaaaatcaaacgTCACAATTATCATTGTTTGTCATTAGATTCAAACATAATTAGCTAGAGAATGCAATGACTTGCACAATATATATATTGAGCTAGCTCATCACTTAGTTTTTCTCCAAAAGACTTATCAAATAatcaattattattaattaattaaaaaaaaacatattatatacgtTGTTATTGTTTAATTAAAGGGAACAAAGTAAAGTACAAAAATCGCAACACACATAAAGTGAAGATGAatcatatcacaaatatatatatataacatgcaTATATGTTATATGATGTTGATTGATGATGATATAGATATTATATATAGAGAAATAAatgtcataaatatatatatatgtataatgaaGTAGTAGTAGTTAGCTAAGTTGTCACCCTAATTTATGAACCTGTCTTAGGCTTGAAACAACAGTCTCTCATAACTCACAATAACCAAACCAAACACAATTTTGAAGTAAAAGCTAAGCcaataattcaaatatatatcatatCCATATCCATATCCATATATCATATCATCGTATATATCATATACTCTAGCTATATAAATAGCTATATAAAGCTCATTTTGaagatatataatatatatcatatacatacCATTATGGAAGAAACCCTAATCACCAAACCAGCTGACCACAACTCCACCGTCGACACCTCCCGTCCCTTCCGCTCCGTCAAAGAAGCCGTCGCCATCTTCGGTGAACGCATTCTCGCCGGCGAAATATATTCCTCCGCCGCTCCTTCCCCAAATTTCTCCAACAACAACTACCTTTCTCcccaagaaggagaagaagatgttaaAAGAAGCTTAACGAACTCGCCTGATTCTTCTCCATTTCTCGATCGAAACACGATGAGTAATAATTACGACGATCGCAATCGTCTTGTTATGGAGGCGGTGAAGAGATTGGAGAGCGAGCTGGCGGCGACGAAGGCGGAGCTAAAGGTGTTGAAGGAGAGAGAGGAGGAGACGGAGGTGGCGGTGGCATCGCTGAACGCCGAGCTCCACAAGAACATGGCGAAGATGGCGGCGGCGGAGGCGGCGGCGGCGAAAGCGGGTGCGGCGGGAACGAGggaggaggaggaagagatgATAAGGAGGGAGTTGGTGAGGAGAATGGAGAAGAACACTACTTTGGCTCAGATACTAAGTCTAGGGCACGATCGTGATCAGAAGGAATATGGGAGAAGAAGAGGTCAGAGGATGACGATGATGAGGAAAAGTACGAACAAGAAGAAGCCTATTGTTCCTCTCGTCGGAGATTTATTTTCCAGGAAAAAATattaatacattatatatatatatatgaaattatttTGGTGAATTGGTTttggatttattttttatatatattttgttgtttTGTGATCTTTTTCCTTTCAAACTTCATGTACTATATATGTACTTGTGTAAATCTTGTTTATTATGTatgatattgattctttattCATGTGagttaacctttttttttttcaacactATCAAAATGTGGCATAATATTATTAGGATAATTTAATATCAAATTTCACACGTACTGCTAATTAGGACTGCTAATTAGGGATGAGCATTAGTCGGTTTTGGCGAACCGACCGACCTACTTACAATACCAAAAAAAAATCAACCGATTTAGACTGCAGTTCGATCGGttaaaaccgcccaaaccgaatttgattttttttatttattttttaaggaaatttaagtaagaaaatataaaatattggtatccatttttttagcttttttttaatatgaaattaaGTCATTTAATTTGTTAACTTAACGATTTTAACTTTATGATTTGAAAACCTAAACACAAATTTAGAACCTAACCATATTCGATCGGTTTCAGTTTGTACGATCGTTTTCGATTCCGTCGGTTTCGGTTTTTTGGATTTTTTGCTCATCTCTAATGCTAATCAATCATATAAGTCGCATTATATAGTGTTGGACACCTTAAAATATCAACTaacaacaatattttttttttcggGAATAATTTTTTGAGGCAATGATTCCCTAATGGAATATAGAGTTAAAGATTAAGAGAAGAATGAATAGGATAACTACAAAGAAAGACATCATTCATGtccttatttttaatatatatggcATGGATGATCCCCTTGGCACAAAAGAGGCTAGTGACTTGTTTCTTCGTACAATTCAAGTCATTTATTATATATGAGAAATGTTAAGGAACAGTAGTGTTCAACACCGTATGAAAGTATCTTATCATTATTGAtagagaattgctaaggggcactactggtgcccaacaccacaagtAGCTGGCATATCGCTATTGGTGCAATTTAATATCGGGtcccacttatttgaatttaataagaattatggggtatcgctaaccaatcatAAGGCGACACCTCATATAGTGTTAGACACCTTAAGgtgccaaatagcaacactcttATTGATATAGCCCACACAATATAATTTAACAACACTAATTATTTTTTGGATATGAAAAAGAGATATTTGAGGACAAGGGTAATCACATAGGGACTCACCCTCCCATAAATAAAAACAAGCCCAAGTAATCAACTCATTACGATGTACTTCGATGGGCCTCAATATGTCTCACTATGCCTCAATGGTGTTATTGGGGGTAAGCAAGAAGAAGGCCCTCAATGGTCCTCCGTGGACATTGATGGACCTCAATGGCCTTTtgtatattgttttatttttttacatgAATAAACCTCATTAAACTTTATTACAACTCAATGGACTTCGATATTCTTTTGTATTTTATTTCACTTTTTAACATGAATATACATCGCTAGACCTCGATGACTATCGAGATCTATCTTGTTGGACCTCGATGACTATCGAGTATTATCGAGGTGTATACATGTGTTAAAAACTAAAAGACCGTCCATCGAGGTGTAGTAAGGTTTATTCATGTAGAAAAATGAAACAATATATAAAAGGCCATCGAGGTCCGATGAGGACCATCAAGGACCATTGAGGGCCTTCTTTTTGCTTAATCCTAAAAATGTCATCAAGGCACATTGAGGCATATCGAGGTACATCATAActcttttgcaaaaaaaaaaaaagctaaaaattacataaaattctATATtggtgaaaaaaaaaaacacaaatatagCAATACATCTGTTCGAAATATGACAAATGAGGATGTTAAAAAAATAACACTATTATCATAATATTAGCATCCTATGTAGTACCCATTGATTTTGTCCTCCAAAATCCAATAAATTGATGGTGCCATGGGTAAACTTGTGTCCACTTCAATCTTTGGGACGATTATTAACGTTGTTTGGAAACAACGTGGCTAGAGATAGAAGCTTTGGTCGGAATTTTGCACGGACTCAAGAGAGTgagagagtttgagagagagaagTCGTGAGGGTAGGAGAGGGAAAAAATGTGAGGGGTAGTTTAGGAAACCTAGAAAAGAATAGCATGTATTTGTGATGTGTGGACAAAATTTGGGATTTTTTTAATTGAGAATTGCTAAGAAGTACTactggtgcccaacaccacaagtATGTGACATACTGCTATTGGTGTAATTCAATATGAGGTATCGTTAACCAATCATGAGGCGACACCTCATGTGGTATTGGACACCTTAATTATGGTACCACATttagcataaaaactcaaatttcccttgcTTAAAGTATTGGTGAGGATATTTTTGCTATTTTCTTATTAATTTGGACAATATTGCTTATACAATAAAAATTAGGTGGCTTAAATGCAAAAAAATAATAGAATAGGGACCAAATGGCATAAACCACCGTAGCACAGGGTCCAACAATGTCATTAGGCCAAGTGTAAggtccaaaataaataaataaagacagAGCGAGAGAGTTCGTATTCGTTTTCGCTGATCTTTCTCTCTCAGCTCATCTAAGCCCAGCCGTCGTTCGTTTTGTTTGGTTCCTGAGAAAATCAGAaagaaaggttaatttttttgttattattatttttgtgtcATAAAATTAATCAGTTCGAGATGCAAGCCGTGGTGCTGAATCCACCACTGCCGTACTGCACAGCCCAACAACCCATTCAGCCATCGGTCTCCAAGGTTGGAAATAATTTCTCTTTCTATCTATCTCTGAAGATTTTTTCTTCGTTGCGTTTCTGTAAGTGTAGACTAGTTTATGATATTGGACGTGTTTGGCAGAGTTGGAGCTCGTTCAGAGGCCCCCATGTTTCGTTTAGCAGAGGCTCGTGTAGCCTTGTTAGGATTCGGTTGCCTTCAGCTTCAAAAGGGTTAGGTTagttttttctttaaaagttgTATTTTGGATTGAAATATTGATTAGTTTGTTGATTTTTTTCATTGAATTGAATGAAATGAAAAgactttgttttcttattttgctgtaaaaaaaaaacttgttttaTTCAATACCAAAGACTAAATTCTAAGAATTTGATTTGGATCATATTTCTTAGGGTAAGGGGTTTTTCTTATTCCTTTCCTAGCTggagatttttattttttttatgggtagtttggaaaattgattatttgttatCTTTTATGAGCTACatatattttgaattaatttctaTTTTACTAGTAAAGTTCTAGATTTTGAATAGTTATGAGGTCGAACTTAAGATTTCTGGCATAATTTTGCTAATTTGGAGATTTTTGCTAAAACATTCATCATTCTTGGTTAGTAGATAATTTAAGCTCAACCTATCTCCTATAAACCTTGTAGTCTCAATAGTTACAGAGAAGATTCTTAAATTTGAGAAAATGGAAGATTGGGAGCAAGTTTAGAAGTATATTTCACAATCTTGTGCACATGAGCGCTAAAAATTAGTGAATTTAGACCTAAGAGGGTGGCTCAATTGGTGGTTCGCTCCCAGAAGGTCTACGGTTTGAGTCTCTCCTGGGTACTTAATTAGTAATTGCTATAGTTTATTGGTCTCCAAATATTATTGGGTTAATGGGGTAGCCTAgttttcaataaaaataaataaataagcgaATTTAGTGTATCGGTGGTTAAGTAGCCTAGTTTATCTATTTGTTGTATCTCTAATATTTTCTCATAAATGTACAGTTGTAAAGGCTGTTGCTACTCCAGATTCAGCAGTGGAATTACCACTAACTGCAGAGAACGTCGAAACTGTATTGGATGAAGTTCGACCATATCTAATTGCAGATGGTGGGAATGTAGCATTGCATGAAATTGATGGAAATGTGGTACGGTTGAAGCTACAGGGAGCTTGTGGCTCTTGTCCAAGTGCTGTTATGACAATGAAAATGGGCATTGAGCGTCGTTTAATGGAAAAAATCCCTGAAATAGTTGCAGTGGAACCAATTGCAGATGAAGAAACAGGCTTGGAGTTGAATGAAGAAAATATAGAGAAGgtaatttctcaatatctagtagTAACTTCCTGCCATGCACTTATAAGTAAGAGGTAGTAGTACCACATCTTGGTAACCACGTGTGCCTAGAATTGTCATAGAGGTAGAACTTGGGTAGTTTCTGAATTAAAAAGTTCCGCTGTCAATATTTCTATCATGGGATTCTTACCAAATCGATGTTGACGAGGTCACCTGTACTACGAGGCTTGACTAAGTGCTATGGTTCTCTCATGGCTTCGTAGTCATGGTCGAGTATGATTGTTAGAAGTTTGGTATCATTGAAGCAGTAAAAATTCCCATTCCTTTTTGGCTTGACTAGACCTGTATTTTCCGTGCCACTGCTCTGCACATATGAGCTAGATTGATCATATCAGGAATACAACTGAAAAAATTTCTGATAAGTTAACCAAGTCGAACTGTTGTTCTGGTTCTGGTTCTGGATGTTATCATGAACTATATTTACATAAATTTCATAGGAAAATCATTGTCTCCCTCTCAAATTTGTGGTTCTTATTTTGTTACTCACCTCCCCTAATGGAATGAAGTTCTATTATTCAAAACTTCCCTTTACATGATGTGAGATGGCCAATCTAATAAATGATCACCATCTATTTCAGGTACTTGAAGAAATAAGGCCTTACCTTGTTGGAGAAGCTGGGGGATCTCTTGAGCT contains the following coding sequences:
- the LOC133790279 gene encoding nifU-like protein 2, chloroplastic, which translates into the protein MQAVVLNPPLPYCTAQQPIQPSVSKSWSSFRGPHVSFSRGSCSLVRIRLPSASKGLVVKAVATPDSAVELPLTAENVETVLDEVRPYLIADGGNVALHEIDGNVVRLKLQGACGSCPSAVMTMKMGIERRLMEKIPEIVAVEPIADEETGLELNEENIEKVLEEIRPYLVGEAGGSLELVTIEEPIVKIRITGPAAGVMTVRVAVTQKLREKIPAIAAVQLL
- the LOC133790277 gene encoding WEB family protein At3g51220, with product MEETLITKPADHNSTVDTSRPFRSVKEAVAIFGERILAGEIYSSAAPSPNFSNNNYLSPQEGEEDVKRSLTNSPDSSPFLDRNTMSNNYDDRNRLVMEAVKRLESELAATKAELKVLKEREEETEVAVASLNAELHKNMAKMAAAEAAAAKAGAAGTREEEEEMIRRELVRRMEKNTTLAQILSLGHDRDQKEYGRRRGQRMTMMRKSTNKKKPIVPLVGDLFSRKKY